The nucleotide window GGCCATGCGTGATCTCCTCGTCGAGACGCTCGAATCGGCGGGTCTCGATCCCTGGATCGACGACTCGGGGACCGTCCGGGCCGAGCGGTCGGCCGGCGACGGCGGCCACCTCCTCCTCAATACGCACCTCGACACGGTCCCACCGCATCGCCCATATCGCCGCGACGGCGATCGGATCTACGGCCGGGGATCGTGCGACGCGAAAGGCCCGCTCGCGGCGATGATCCACGCGTTCGAGGCGGCGACGATCGAGTCCGGCCGGGTCACGCTCGCGATCACGCCCGACGAGGAGACCAGCCAGCACGGCGCGGCCCACCTCGCGGAAACGCTCGCCCCCGATCACGCGATCGTCGGCGAACCCACGGGGCTGGACGTCTGTGTGGGGGCACGGGGCCAGTTCGAGGGGACGATCACGCTCTCGGGCGCAAGTGCTCACGCCGCGGGCACCGACGGGATCAACGCGGTCGCCGCTGCGGGGCCCGTCCTCGACGCGATCGGGACCTTCGACCGCGAGCGCGGGCCCGCCCCGGACGACCGCCTCGGCCCCCCGTCGCTGACCGCGACCGAAATCGCCGGCGGGACCGCCCCGAATCGCGTGCCCGAGACCTGTACGATCACGTTCGATCGCCGCCCGGTTCCACCCGAGACGCCCGCCGCGTTCCGCGACGCGCTCACCGAGCATCTCGACGCGGCGCTCGACGACGCAGGGAATGCGGCCACGGTACGGGTCACACTCGCCGACCGCGAGGCCCCACAGCTCGGGGCGTTCCGGACGCCAGACGACGCGAGCGTGGTCACGGCGCTTCGGGCGGGGGGCGCGGGCTCGATCCGGGCGTTCGGCGCGGCGACGGAGGCGTCGCTGTTCGCGGATCGTGTGCCGACGGCGATCTACGGTCCGGGCGTGCTCGCGGATTCGGAGGGCCCGGTCGCACACGCCGATCGAGAGTACGTCGAGCGCGACGACCTGGACGAGGCAGCGAAAACGCTGACGACGGCGATCGAAACCCTGTGTTAGTCGATCGGGACGGCCTCGTCGCCGTCGACCAGAATGTCTGCGTTCGGTTCCGGTAGTGTGACCACGTCACCCGTTCCCAAATCGTACGTCCGATCGTCGACGCCGAAGATCTCGCCGACCTCGTCGGTCACCTGGACGGTCCGGCGATCGATGCGCCCGCCGTCGGCGGCGGGATCGCGCGGTTCGTCGGCGGTCTCGTCACCGCTCTTACCGCCGGGACCGTCCGGTGGGCTCGCCTCGTCGCCCGATTCGGCGGCCGGACCGGGCCGATCCGCGGTCGCCTCGGCGGGCGGGATCTGGTCGGGGGTGACGTCCGCGTCGATCCTGTCGGGCGCCTCGCCCGGTGCCGTCCCGCTGGACGCGTCCGCGTCGGCTCCCGCGGGCGATGCACCGCCGTCGCTCTGTGCCGGCTCCTCGGGCGGGACGGGTCGGCCGTCCGCCGCCGCGGCGTCGTCGCCCATCGCCGCCGCGGCCGACACGCCGTCCGCGTCGGAAGCGGGTGTCGCGTCGGTCGCGGTGGCCTCGCCGTCACCGCTCGCACTCCCCCCGTCGAGGACGTCCATGACGCGCCCGCGATTGGATTCGATGGCTGCGACGAGCGTCTCGAAGAGGTCCTGTTCCTCGTCGGTCAGCCCTTCGTCGTCGACGGCCATGTCCGCAGCGGCGAGCGACGCCAGCTTGACGATCTTGCCGACGCGGCGCTCGTAGATCGCTTCGACGGTCTGTTCGGCGGTCTCGATGTCGTGGCTGAGCCGCGAGACCTCGGGGTCGGAAAAGGGGTCGTCGGCGACCTCGGCGGCACGCGCGCGCCGGTCGCGCAACTCGCCGACGAACTCCGCGGTCGCTGTATAGAAGTCCGACTGCAGCGACTGCACGCTGTCGGTCTGTCGCTCGCGACTCTGGACCGACTGGAGGGTATCGAGATCCATGTTATTCGGGTGCTTTCGCGGCGTCGCCGCGAGCCATCAGCGAGACGCCGACTGGTTCCGGGACGGAACGAACGCCCGGGTCGAGTGTAAAGCTATCGCCGTCGAGTTCGATCGACGTCTCGTCGCTGACCTCGACGGTGATCTCCCGTCCGCGGAACGTCTCCGGGACGGCGTCGACCAGTGGGTCGAACGCGGCGATCTCCTTCCGATCGAGGGGCACGACTTCGAGGCCACTCCCGCCGTGGAGACTCCGCGGCAGTCGAATCAGGCGGTTCACGTCGGTCGTCACTGGCTCGTCGATCGGGGCCATCCGGTCAGCGAGCGCCTCGCTGATCACGTGTTTGGCGACCATCGTAAACCCGGGGTGGACGTCGACGTTGCCCGCGCGGATCGCGTCGCCGTTCGCCTCGATCGCGCGGTAGGCCGCCTCGGCGCGCGTCTGACCGATGCCGTCGTAGGACTGTAACCGTTCGATCGCCTCGTCTTCTGTGGCCGCTTCGAGCGATTCGACGACCTCCAGGAGGTACTCGTGGGCGCGTCGACTCCACCCGCCGTCGGTCGGGAGCGTCTGTTTCTGGGCGGGACTCTCTCTGCCGACCGACCCGCCGACGGCCTCCTCGCGGATCACCGCTTCGGGGTCGAGGCCGATCCCGCGGACGTAATCGACGATCTCGCGGCGCGCCTCGCTTTCGAGCGGTTGGATCGATTCGTCGCGAACGTGGACGTGATAGCCGCGCCCGCCAGAGAAGACGACCGAGCACTCCTCGAAGCCCAGATCGCGATCCAGAAAGTCGAGTAACCGCTGGAGCGCGTCCTTGCAGGCCGCGAGCATGTCCGCGTACGACGTCTCCGCCGGGTCGACGCTGGGGAGATGATCGGCGTCGAGATCGAAGACCACGTCCGACCCGCGCCAGCCTTTCGCGTCCATGCCGCGGGTCCCGGGGTCGTCGTACCGACCCGCCGAGAAGTAGACGTGACGGGGGCGCTCGCGGGCGAGAAACTCCTCCAGTCGCCCGATGTCCAGGAGTGTGCGATGGCGGACCATGCGCGTCCCGCCGTCGGTAAACGGCATGTAGCCCCACTCGCGGGCCTCGGCGCTCGGCGGCGGATCGATCGTCGTCCGGCGGTAGTGGTCGCCGAACCGACCACGGAGGTACGCGCGCGTCCGCTCGTCCATGCTGGCGATACGAGAACGCGAGGCCACAAGAGTGGTTCGGGACCGATCAGTTCGCGAACGCTGCGATCTCCGTTCGGAAGACGACCGCGTGAGCCAGTCCGACGAGCGCGATCGCGCCCACGAGATACCCCCATCCGGGGACCGACCCGAGCAGGTCGCCGAGCGTCGTCAGCGCGGCGGGGAGGCCACCGAGGATCGTGAACACCAGAAACACCGGGAGGACAGTCGCGATCAGGGCCAGCCAGGGCGTGGCGAGCGCGTCGGTAACCCGCCCGCCCCCGAGACGGAGTTCGTCGGTCGCCTCGTCGCGCAGGATCCACACCGCAAATAGCAGGAACGCCAGCAGGCCCGTCGCCAGGCCCAGATTCGCGAGGTTGTCCGCGAACAGCGCGAACACGTCGCTACTGAGCGCACAGACCGTCCCCGTCGCCGCGAACAATAGGGTGATCCCGACCGTGGCGCGTTCGCGAGCGATCGCGTGCTCGTCGACGAGGTACGCGACCAGCACCTCCATGATCGAGATGGCACTCGACAGCGCCGCGAGCGCGAGGACGAGATAGAAGATCGCTCCGATGACCCGCCCGGCGGGCAACTGACTGAACGCCTGGGCGAGGCTGACGAAGATCACGCCGGGCCCGCCCGATCCCGCCTCGATCGAGCCAAACGAGAAGACGATCGGGAAGACGACCAGCCCCGCGAGCAGGCCGATCGCGGTGTTCAACACGGCGATCGAGGCCCCGTCGACGAACAGTGACCGGTCTTCGTCGAGGTACGAGGCGTAGGTGAGCATCACGCCCGCCCCGACCGAGAGGGTAAACAGTGCCTGCCCGGCGGCGGCCTCGACGACACCGATCAGGTTCGCGGCGAGATAGTCGATATCGGGCGCGAGATAGAAGGCCAGCCCCTCGGCCGCCCCCTCCAGGGTAAACGCCCAGGCCGCGAGACCGATCAGCAAGAGGACGATCGCCGGCACCATGATCTTCGTCGCGCGTTCGATGCCGTCCGCGACGCCGAAGTAGACGATCGCGCCCGTCAGCCCGATGAAGACCAGGTGGGCGATCAGCGCCGCCGGCCCGACCGAGATCGCACCGAAGTGCGCGCCGGGTGATCCGAACGCGGTCGTGCTCGCGAGGCCGACCGACTGCAAGAGGACGTCTCCACCGGCGCTGTCGAAGAGATATCGCAGCACCCACCCGCCGGCGACGCTGTAGAATGTCAGCACGATCAGCGAGGTGAGCACGGCGATCCACCCGATGGGTCGCCAGGACGACGAGCCGAGCCGGGCGAACGTCCCGACGGGGTTGCGCTCGCCCCGGCGGCCGACGACGAACTCCCCGATCAGACCCGGCAGCGCGACCGCGAACACGATCGCGAGATAGACGACGAGGAACGCACTCCCGCCGTTGTCGGCGGTCATCCAGGGGAATCGCCAGACGTTGCCCAACCCGACCGCCGACCCGACCGCCGCGAGGATGAACCCCAGCCTGGTCGCCCAGGCGTCACGCTCACTCATCGGTGTCACCTCCGTCGCGGTCTTCGGAGTCGCCGGCAGCGCCGTAGCCACCCGACTGGAAGGCGATCCAGAGTGTGACCGCGAGGCCGCCGAACAGGAACGCAAAGCCGAAGATAGCCATCGCGAGCGCGCCGGGGTCGATCGCGGTCATGCCTCCTCACCCCCCGAAGCCGCTTCGACGGCGTCCGATCGGTGGGTCACGGAGGACGCGATCGCCGCCGAGACGATGATCACCAGCGGTGCGATGAGCCCGGTCTGGCCGTCTGCGAAGATCTTCGAGAGGATCGTATAGCCCAGCGCCGTCGGGACGACGATCTGGAGGACGACGGCGTACACCCGCGGCGGGATCGAGAAGTCGCTCACCGCGTTCGCGGCCGTTGCGATCCGCTGGCCGCCGCCGAAGGCCCCGACGCCGTAGACCCACCCGAAGATGAGCGTCTCGCCCAGCGCGATCATCGGCAGCGTGTAGGTCGCACTCGACGTGTCGAACATCCCGAGCAACTGGAGAGACTGCCCGACCGCCTCGCCCTCACCCAGCAGGCCCAGCGGGCCCTCCAGCGCGATGACGAGACTCAGGGCGACCCCCGCCAGCGCCACCGCGTTGACTGTCTCCGTGCGGCCGAGGTCCAGTTTCTGTCGGAGTGGGCCGACCTGGGCCTCCGCGAGCGACAGTGACGAAGAGAGGCCCGCAAGCGTCAAGAGGAGGAAAAAGATCGCGCCCACGATCGGCGTGAACGGAATCGTCTGGAACGCCTGTGGGAGCACGACGAACGCCAGGCCGATGCTGTCGGTCGCGGCCGCGTCCGCGGCGACCAGATACGGGAAGATCGCGAAGCCGGCGAGAAAGGCAAACCCGCAGTTCGCAAAGGCGATGATGAAGGCGTTGTTGGTGATGTCCTGGCCCTCCGGCTGATAGGACGCGTAGGTGATCATGATCCCCAGCGCGACACTGAGCGTGAAGTAGATCTGCCCGAACGCGGCGATCCAGATGCCGGGGTCGGTCAGCGCCCCGAAGTCGGGCGTGAGATAGAACTCCAGACCCTCCAGCCCGCTGGGCAACATCAGCCCCCGAACCGCGAGCAGGATGACGAGGACCCAGATGAACGGCACGAACAGTTTGTTCGCCCGTTCGAGGCCGTCTTCGACGCCCAACTGGAGGATGACGTAGTTCACCGCCCAGATGACGATCACGCCCGCGACGGGGTACCACGAGGTCAGAAACGCCTTGAACGCGGTGAACAGGTCGCCCGTCGGCAACTCCGACCCGTGGGTGACCGCGAACACGATAAAGGCGGCCGACCACCCCAGGATGACGACGTAGTAGGCGTTGACGATGAAGCCGTTCAGGACCGCCCACCACCCGAGGAACTCGCTCTCTTCGAACTTCTCGCGGATCGCCAGCGGCGTCGTCAATCCGGTCTCACTGCCGAGCCAGATTTCGACGAGGAGCACCGGGATGCCCGCCAGCACGAGCGCGGCGAAATAGGGTATCAGAAAGGCCCCGCCGCCGTTGGCGTGCACCTGGTAGGGGAACCGCCAGATGTTCCCGAGTCCGATTGCCGATCCAACTGCCGCGAGGATGAACCCGAGGCGAGTCGCCCAACCGCCACCCTCACTCATGCGTCGTCTTTCTTATCACAATCTCAAAAACGATTCGGAATGTCGATCGACGCTCCGAGCGGGTCGAACGCCCCGAAAATTCGGAGACGGCTCGCTGATGATTGCCGACGACTCGAGGATGTGTTAGAATTGCTGTCGGTCGTCTACCAGACCATTTTGCCGGAAATCGTCACCCGAACAGCCACTCGCGCAGTCGATCCACGGCGTCGCCGTTCTCCTCCTCGGGTCCGATCGCGTGCTCGCGCGGGCGGATCACCGTCCGCTCGCCCTCACTCTCGACGGTGATGAGATCGTCGCGATCGAGCGCCGCGAGCGCGTCTTCGAGGTCGTCGATCGGGTGATCGACGCGGGAGCGCAACTCGAAGACCGTCAGTCCCTCCTCCGCCCGCGCGGCGAGCGCGTCGAGCACCGCCACTTCGACGGCCGGCCGATCTCGATGCTCGGGGGTCGCGCGCATGGAGATCTATTGGTCGACCGTGAACTTCAGCGTTCCCGTCGGGGTGATCGCGTCCGGGCGGGGCGGTCCCACCCCGATCGATCGGGTGAGTTCGGGCCTGCGCACCCCGTTGAGCGTTGGATCATGGTAACCAATGCCGGGATAACACTATAACCATCGAGTCGTTATCCGGGACTGCCCATGAAGAAACAGGAGCTCATTCATCTTCACGGCCTGCTCGCGCAAGTACAGGACCACTACGAACACACTACGGGTGAGACCGTCGATCACGATCGATACACCGAACTCGGCGTCCGACCCACGTCCATTCACAAATCGAAGACCGACCACAAGCGCGCCGTCTTCGCGCTGTCTGGCGGGATCGTCGACGAGATGCGCTCGGAGACGACCGACGCAGTTTCTGCGACGGCCGACTGATCGGAACGCGGCGGGCCAGAGCTCCCACGCACGGGGGTGGGTGGGGCGGTGGGCCCTCGCACGATTGCTGACCGCCGAGCGGTGGCTCGGCTGGTCGACCCACGACCACGGAGAACAGTCAGCGGCGACGATCGCCAGTCACAGCCGATCGATCCGTTCGCCTTCGAATCGTTCGTCCACGATCCGCTCGCCTTCGACCCACTAATCTTCGATGAGTTCTTCGAACTCCGGAAGCACGTCGTCGCTCTCGCCGTCGTCGCTGGCCGCATTCTCGGCTGACGCCGGCGCGTCGTCACGCTCCGCTGTGAGGTCTTCGTCGTCCGCTTCGCTCGCATCACCCACCTCGCTCGCGTCCTCGCTGTCGATCGGCTCGCCGTCCGCGTCGAGTTCCTCGATTTCGAGGACTTCCAGGGGGATGTTTTCGAGGCGCTGGCCGATCTCTTTGCGGGCGATGCGCGCGGCGTGTTCGTCGCGTTCGACGTTGAAGACGGTCATCTCCAGTTCGAGCGCGACGAGACTCTCGTCGGCGGCGATGAAGGCCGAATCGAGCCCCTCGCCACAGTGCGGACAGGCCCGTTCGGCCATGTCGATCTCGACGTAGTTGAGATCGGGATTGAGCATCTCGCCGGTCTTCGAGATGGCGATCCGGACCGCCTCGTCGGGCGTTTCGACGTCATAGACGGGGACAGCGGCCTCGACGACGACTCTGCAGTCCATGGCTGAGGCTATTCGGGCCTCCGACAAGAAGGTTAGCCCGCACGAATTTCCCACTCGAAACGCCCAACACCACGCCGCGCGTGGCCACGCTATGCACACCGGGACGATCGACCCCGCGACGATTCCCGGCGGGATCGATCTGGGTCTCACGCTCGAAAGCGGCCAGTCGTATCTCTGGACGCGCGCCGACGGCGACGGGTATACGGGCGACCCGGACGGTAGCCAGTGGTACACGACCGTCACGCGGGCGGCCGGCGCCCCTCCCGGGGGCGAGTCCCGCGAGGGCGACCCCCGGGTCCTCCAGGTGCGCGAGCGCCCGGACGGCGGCCTCGACTGGCGGGCGACGATGCCCGCCGCTGCTCTCGTCCGTGAGCGACTCCGTCTGGACGACGACCTCGACGCCATCGCCGCTCGCGCGCCATCGGATCCCGTGATCGGGGCCGCGTTCGACGCCCACCGTGGCCTGCGACTGATCGACGATCCCGCGTATCCGACGCTGATCGCTTTCATCTGCTCGACCCAGATGCGCGTCGCGCGCATCCACGGCATGGTGACCGACCTCCGCCGCGACCTGGGCGATCCGGTCGAATTCGACGGCGCGACCGTTCACGCGTTCCCGACGCCCGAACGACTCGCGGCGGCGGGCGAAGACCGCCTGCGCGAACTCGGCCTGGGCTATCGCGCACCCTACGTCGCCGAGACCGCGCGGATGGTCGCCGACGGAACCCACCCCGCCGACGCTGCGGGGATGCAGTACGAGGACGCCCGCGAGTGGCTCACTCGCTTCGTGGGTGTCGGCGACAAGGTCGCGGACTGCGTCGCGCTGTTCGCACTCGGCTTCGACGAGGCGGTCCCGCTCGACACCTGGATCCAGACCGCCATCGAAGAGCGCTTTCCCGACTGCGATCGCGATTCCTATGCCGAAACGAGTCGGGCGCTTCGAGACCGGCTTGGCCCCGACGCGGGGT belongs to Halococcoides cellulosivorans and includes:
- a CDS encoding M20/M25/M40 family metallo-hydrolase produces the protein MPIDLHGFHRAAVETPSHDSVEAMRDLLVETLESAGLDPWIDDSGTVRAERSAGDGGHLLLNTHLDTVPPHRPYRRDGDRIYGRGSCDAKGPLAAMIHAFEAATIESGRVTLAITPDEETSQHGAAHLAETLAPDHAIVGEPTGLDVCVGARGQFEGTITLSGASAHAAGTDGINAVAAAGPVLDAIGTFDRERGPAPDDRLGPPSLTATEIAGGTAPNRVPETCTITFDRRPVPPETPAAFRDALTEHLDAALDDAGNAATVRVTLADREAPQLGAFRTPDDASVVTALRAGGAGSIRAFGAATEASLFADRVPTAIYGPGVLADSEGPVAHADREYVERDDLDEAAKTLTTAIETLC
- the priS gene encoding DNA primase small subunit PriS — encoded protein: MDERTRAYLRGRFGDHYRRTTIDPPPSAEAREWGYMPFTDGGTRMVRHRTLLDIGRLEEFLARERPRHVYFSAGRYDDPGTRGMDAKGWRGSDVVFDLDADHLPSVDPAETSYADMLAACKDALQRLLDFLDRDLGFEECSVVFSGGRGYHVHVRDESIQPLESEARREIVDYVRGIGLDPEAVIREEAVGGSVGRESPAQKQTLPTDGGWSRRAHEYLLEVVESLEAATEDEAIERLQSYDGIGQTRAEAAYRAIEANGDAIRAGNVDVHPGFTMVAKHVISEALADRMAPIDEPVTTDVNRLIRLPRSLHGGSGLEVVPLDRKEIAAFDPLVDAVPETFRGREITVEVSDETSIELDGDSFTLDPGVRSVPEPVGVSLMARGDAAKAPE
- a CDS encoding sodium-dependent transporter yields the protein MSERDAWATRLGFILAAVGSAVGLGNVWRFPWMTADNGGSAFLVVYLAIVFAVALPGLIGEFVVGRRGERNPVGTFARLGSSSWRPIGWIAVLTSLIVLTFYSVAGGWVLRYLFDSAGGDVLLQSVGLASTTAFGSPGAHFGAISVGPAALIAHLVFIGLTGAIVYFGVADGIERATKIMVPAIVLLLIGLAAWAFTLEGAAEGLAFYLAPDIDYLAANLIGVVEAAAGQALFTLSVGAGVMLTYASYLDEDRSLFVDGASIAVLNTAIGLLAGLVVFPIVFSFGSIEAGSGGPGVIFVSLAQAFSQLPAGRVIGAIFYLVLALAALSSAISIMEVLVAYLVDEHAIARERATVGITLLFAATGTVCALSSDVFALFADNLANLGLATGLLAFLLFAVWILRDEATDELRLGGGRVTDALATPWLALIATVLPVFLVFTILGGLPAALTTLGDLLGSVPGWGYLVGAIALVGLAHAVVFRTEIAAFAN
- a CDS encoding DUF6432 family protein, encoding MRATPEHRDRPAVEVAVLDALAARAEEGLTVFELRSRVDHPIDDLEDALAALDRDDLITVESEGERTVIRPREHAIGPEEENGDAVDRLREWLFG
- a CDS encoding DUF555 domain-containing protein, translating into MDCRVVVEAAVPVYDVETPDEAVRIAISKTGEMLNPDLNYVEIDMAERACPHCGEGLDSAFIAADESLVALELEMTVFNVERDEHAARIARKEIGQRLENIPLEVLEIEELDADGEPIDSEDASEVGDASEADDEDLTAERDDAPASAENAASDDGESDDVLPEFEELIED
- a CDS encoding UPF0058 family protein, which gives rise to MKKQELIHLHGLLAQVQDHYEHTTGETVDHDRYTELGVRPTSIHKSKTDHKRAVFALSGGIVDEMRSETTDAVSATAD
- a CDS encoding sodium-dependent transporter — encoded protein: MSEGGGWATRLGFILAAVGSAIGLGNIWRFPYQVHANGGGAFLIPYFAALVLAGIPVLLVEIWLGSETGLTTPLAIREKFEESEFLGWWAVLNGFIVNAYYVVILGWSAAFIVFAVTHGSELPTGDLFTAFKAFLTSWYPVAGVIVIWAVNYVILQLGVEDGLERANKLFVPFIWVLVILLAVRGLMLPSGLEGLEFYLTPDFGALTDPGIWIAAFGQIYFTLSVALGIMITYASYQPEGQDITNNAFIIAFANCGFAFLAGFAIFPYLVAADAAATDSIGLAFVVLPQAFQTIPFTPIVGAIFFLLLTLAGLSSSLSLAEAQVGPLRQKLDLGRTETVNAVALAGVALSLVIALEGPLGLLGEGEAVGQSLQLLGMFDTSSATYTLPMIALGETLIFGWVYGVGAFGGGQRIATAANAVSDFSIPPRVYAVVLQIVVPTALGYTILSKIFADGQTGLIAPLVIIVSAAIASSVTHRSDAVEAASGGEEA
- a CDS encoding DNA-3-methyladenine glycosylase family protein, translating into MHTGTIDPATIPGGIDLGLTLESGQSYLWTRADGDGYTGDPDGSQWYTTVTRAAGAPPGGESREGDPRVLQVRERPDGGLDWRATMPAAALVRERLRLDDDLDAIAARAPSDPVIGAAFDAHRGLRLIDDPAYPTLIAFICSTQMRVARIHGMVTDLRRDLGDPVEFDGATVHAFPTPERLAAAGEDRLRELGLGYRAPYVAETARMVADGTHPADAAGMQYEDAREWLTRFVGVGDKVADCVALFALGFDEAVPLDTWIQTAIEERFPDCDRDSYAETSRALRDRLGPDAGYVQTYLFHHLRTAEAATAD